In the Euphorbia lathyris chromosome 5, ddEupLath1.1, whole genome shotgun sequence genome, one interval contains:
- the LOC136229046 gene encoding serine/threonine protein phosphatase 2A 57 kDa regulatory subunit B' theta isoform-like: MFKVKQILNKLPRKSSKSTENRDHGPNLAIGSAGSRSSGLGAASKPGKLNVASITGNNSASDTGQNHVANTNQQAAISKLNGFSSFEALPQFKDVPNSEKPDLFIKMLKLCCVVFDFIDPTKNLKEKEIKRQTLLELVDYVTSVSGKFTETAIQEVIKMVSTNLFRTLTPQQRQHKVVDGVDLEDEEPSMDPAWPHLQLVYEIFLRFVASSETDVKLAKKYVDQRFILKLLDLFDSEDPREREYSKTILHRIYGKFMVHRPFIRKAINNIFYQFIFETEKHNGIAELLEILGSIINGFALPLKEEHKLFLVRVLIPLHRPRSLAMYHQPLSYCISQFVEKDNKLADTVIRGLLKYWPLTNSSKEVMLLNELEEILEATQSQEFQRCMVPLFQQIARCLNSFHFQVAERTLFLWNNDSIENLIVQNRRVILPIIFPSLENNARNHWNQAVRSLTLNVRKIFEDLDPDFFNQCLIEFEEKEKREVEVKARNAATWKRLEDVAAQRASNEKPMLITRKPASRASSG; the protein is encoded by the exons ATGTTTAAAGTTAAACAGATACTCAACAAGCTTCCACGGAAGTCGTCTAAATCGACTGAAAATCGCGATCATGGTCCAAATCTTGCTATCGGTTCTGCTGGATCAAGAAGCAGTGGTTTAGGGGCTGCTAGTAAGCCGGGGAAGTTGAATGTCGCATCTATAACAGGAAATAATTCTGCTTCTGATACAGGACAAAACCATGTTGCTAACACGAATCAGCAGGCTGCGATTTCGAAGCTTAATGGGTTTTCTTCGTTTGAAGCGTTGCCTCAATTCAAGGATGTTCCGAATTCTGAGAAGCCAGACTTGTTTATAAAGATGTTGAAACTTTGTTGTGTTGTATTTGATTTCATTGATCCCACAAAGAACCTCAAAGAAAAGGAGATTAAGCGACAGACGTTGTTAGAGCTGGTAGATTATGTTACCTCTGTGAGCGGAAAATTCACGGAAACTGCTATACAAGAAGTTATAAAAATGGTGTCTACAAATTTATTCAGGACTCTCACTCCTCAACAGCGTCAGCATAAAGTCGTGGATGGTGTTGATTTGGAGGACGAGGAGCCTTCAATGGATCCTGCATGGCCGCACTTGCAGCTCGTGTACGAGATATTCTTAAGGTTTGTGGCATCATCGGAGACCGATGTAAAACTGGCGAAAAAGTACGTTGATCAGCGATTTATTCTAAAGTTGCTTGATTTATTTGATTCTGAAGATCCTAGAGAAAGGGAGTACTCGAAAACAATTCTCCATCGCATTTATGGAAAATTCATGGTGCATCGTCCGTTTATCAGGAAAGCgatcaataatattttttatcaatttattttCGAGACTGAGAAGCATAATGGGATTGCCGAACTTTTAGAGATTTTGGGTAGCATTATTAATGGATTTGCTCTTCCATTAAAAGAGGAGCATAAACTGTTCCTTGTTCGTGTTCTAATTCCTCTCCACAGACCGAGATCCTTGGCAATGTACCATCAGCCGTTGTCGTATTGCATTTCGCAGTTTGTCGAGAAAGACAACAAGCTTGCTGATACAGTAATAAGGGGACTGTTAAAGTACTGGCCTCTCACTAATAGTTCGAAGGAAGTAATGTTACTCAACGAGCTGGAAGAAATTTTGGAAGCTACTCAGTCACAAGAATTTCAGCGTTGTATGGTTCCACTTTTTCAGCAAATTGCTCGGTGCTTGAACAGTTTCCACTTTCAG GTGGCAGAGAGAACATTGTTTTTATGGAACAATGATTCCATCGAGAACTTGATTGTACAGAACCGTCGGGTTATACTGCCCATCATCTTCCCTTCTCTAGAGAATAATGCTAGAAACCATTGGAATCAAGCTGTCCGCAGCTTGACTTTAAATGTCCGAAAGATTTTCGAAGATCTTGATCCCGATTTCTTCAATCAGTGCTTAATTGAAtttgaagagaaagagaagagggAGGTTGAAGTCAAAGCAAGAAATGCAGCCACATGGAAACGTTTAGAAGACGTTGCTGCTCAACGAGCTTCAAATGAAAAACCGATGCTTATTACTCGCAAACCAGCTTCTCGCGCTTCATCAGGTTAG